A region from the Lycium barbarum isolate Lr01 chromosome 8, ASM1917538v2, whole genome shotgun sequence genome encodes:
- the LOC132606150 gene encoding uncharacterized protein LOC132606150, producing the protein MKGVMRFGKKGKLSPRYIGPYLIIRKIGKVAYELDLPADLGAVHPVFHVSMLRKCIGDPSRIFPSDEIQVTEELSYEEQPIVILDRQVRKLRNKDVASVKVLWRNNNREEMTWEAEEQMKEKYPHLFPVPSDRGQPES; encoded by the exons atgaaaggtgttatgcgatttggcaagaaaggaaagctcagtccgagatatattgggccttatctgattattcgcaaaataggcaaggtggcctacgaattggatttgccagctgacttgggagcggttcacccggtattccatgtttccatgcttcgtaagtgtattggtgacccttccagaatttttcctTCAGATGAGatacaggtcacagaggagctatcttacgaggagcagcctatagtcatattggatcgtcaggtgagaaagttgcggaataaagatgtggcttcggttaaagtgctgtggcggaataataaccgcgaagaaatgacctgggaggctgaggagcagatgaaggaAAAGTATCCTCACTTATTCCCAGTACCTTCAG atcgtgggcagcccgaatcatag